The region AATAGGCCTGGATTCGGCTCAATTCCAAAACCATTGTCCGAATCCATTTGGCTCGTTCCGGAATCTCGATACCCGCGAGTTCCTCCACACCGCGGGCAAAATTTTCTTCATTGGGATCCGGTTCCGGGACGCAAATCCGGCAAACGATGGGAAAACATTGAATGTACAACCGCTCTTCCATCAATTTTTCAAATCCCCGATGCAGGTACCCCACATGCGTGGTGGCCTTCTTAATGGTATCGCCCACGATTTTGAGCTCGATCATCATATTGCCGGTAATTCCGGGGTGCTGGGGGCCAAGGAACAGGGTGGTTTCTTTCACGGTTTGAATCATTTTTCTTTCTCCCCGTTTTTGGTGTGAATCACAACCCGGTCTTCCTCGAATCCGACAACCCCATCCTGCCGTTCGTGGTAGGTTTCCGCAATAACCACGCGGGGTACGTAGTGTTCATCCCGGCCCGGACGCCAGTCGTAGGTTTCATTAACGTACTTTCGCGTATTAAAATCGCGGCGCATGGGCGGAATGGCATCCCAGTCCTCCAGTAAAAACGGGGTTTGATTGGGATTTCCCTCAAAATCAATTCCGAACATCTCGTGGATTTCCCTTTCGTAGGTCTGAGCCTGTCTCCAAAGCGGACGAATCGTCACAAATTTTGGATTTTCCCGATCGACCCGAACCTTCACCAAAACAAGCACCTTTTTTGTGTAAGACCAGAAAAAATAAACCAGCTCAAATTGTTTTTCCTCTATCCAATCCACACAGGAAATCAAGGAAAGGTGCTGAAATTGATGATAATATTTCAAATTACTGGCCAAAGAAGGAAGTAAATCTCCCCTCAAAACGACCTCTATTCGCCTTTCACGAATCACACGAACCTTTGCCGAGTGGAATGTGCTTTCGATCGTTCGGGCAATTT is a window of Calditrichota bacterium DNA encoding:
- a CDS encoding NADH-quinone oxidoreductase subunit C; this encodes MNIEKSHAVETEIARTIESTFHSAKVRVIRERRIEVVLRGDLLPSLASNLKYYHQFQHLSLISCVDWIEEKQFELVYFFWSYTKKVLVLVKVRVDRENPKFVTIRPLWRQAQTYEREIHEMFGIDFEGNPNQTPFLLEDWDAIPPMRRDFNTRKYVNETYDWRPGRDEHYVPRVVIAETYHERQDGVVGFEEDRVVIHTKNGEKEK